In Gopherus flavomarginatus isolate rGopFla2 chromosome 1, rGopFla2.mat.asm, whole genome shotgun sequence, a single genomic region encodes these proteins:
- the LOC127042910 gene encoding zinc finger protein 436-like, giving the protein KSIIAQGEGLNTCIGCGKSFCLRSNLITHQKLHMGEKPYKCTECEKSFLQNSKLSQHQGIHMGEKPYKSLECRKGFTLSSTLIRHQKIHRRERPYTCTECGKSFNKHSTLARHQRIHTGEKPFRCLVHGKSFSRSSTLIQQERIHTGNKQHKCAECGKSFSQNSDLIVHQRIHTGEKLYACTECWKSFSCRLMLIKHQRIHTGQRAYKCPEWKKNCSWSSDLIHHQRIHMEEKLYKCTKCGKSFSKKSQLIQHQKMDFWFPNLM; this is encoded by the exons AAGAGCATCATTGCCCAGGGAGAGGGTCTGAATACATGTATaggatgtgggaaaagcttctgtCTGAGATCAAATCTTATTACACACCAGAAACTCCACATGGGAGAAAAACCTTATAAATGTACTGAGTGTGAGAAAAGCTTCCTTCAGAACTCCAAACTTAGTCAGCACCAGGGAATCCACAtgggagagaaaccctataaaaGTCTGGAATGCAGAAAAGGCTTCACTCTGAGCTCCACACTCATTCGTCACCAGAAAATTCACAGGAGAGAAAGGCCCTACACATGCACcgaatgtgggaaaagcttcaataaaCACTCAACACTTGcacggcatcagagaatccacacgggagagaaaccCTTCAGATGTTTAGTAcatgggaaaagcttcagtcggagCTCAACACTCATTCAGCAGGAGAGAATCCATACAGGGAATAAACAGCATAAATGTGCTGAATGCGGAAAGAGCTTTAGTCAGAACTCAGATCTGATtgtacatcagagaatccacactggcgAGAAACTCTATGCTTGTACTGAGTGTTGGAAGAGTTTTAGCTGCAGGTTAATGCTTATtaaacatcagaggatccacacaggacaGAGAGCCTATAAGTGCCCTGAATGGAAGAAAAACTGCTCCTGGAGCTCAGACCTTATTCATCACCAGAGGATCCACATGGAGGAGAAACTCTATAAATGCActaagtgtgggaaaagcttcagtaagAAATCACAACTCATCCAGCACCAGAAAATG GATTTCTGGTTCCCAAACCTGATGTGA
- the LOC127042902 gene encoding zinc finger protein 251-like has product MIPRGFSTEDEAFLMERLLLDSPSHKGPEPVETQETLLERSNDNISQTSDWEKPCNSECKSESERKTPAWKSQGKRLGTWSECGENISQSSELIQHQRTHMGERAVKYTECGKNFQENSPLTSHQRLHREETPSRAPSGFHTPAHINLHKHTDLVQVAETFYIKDKGTLCDEEKRSVWRDIMQEACDTKLLLGFMISKPDVISQVEQGEKSGALTHQVSKKREIFRGNCTADDRSITEEATPQQEDPEKTEPHWTLAGRLAGDIAQNPECGKISERQGRLERKEGNSVGKNQGKSVHHERGLW; this is encoded by the exons ATGATCCCGAGAGGTTTCTCTACAG AAGATGAGGCGTTCCTGATGGAGAGGCTTCTGCTGGATTCTCCTTCTCATAAAGGTCCTGAGCCAGTGGAAACCCAAGAGACATTGTTGGAAAGATCTAACGATAATATTTCCCAAACTTCTGACTGGGAAAAACCCTGCAACAGTGAGTGCAAGTCAGAAAGCGAGAGGAAAACCCCTGCATGGAAGAGCCAGG gAAAGAGGCTGGGCACATGGAGCGAATGTGGGGAAAACATCAGTCAGAGCTCAGAGCTTATTCAACATCAGAGAACTCACATGGGAGAGAGAGCTGTTAAATatactgagtgtgggaaaaacttccaggAGAACTCCCCCCTTACATCTCATCAGAGACTCCACAGAGAAGAGACACCCTCCAGAG CTCCCTCGGGCTTCCACACCCCAGCCCACATCAACCTGCATAAGCACACAGACCTTGTGCAG GTAGCAGAGACATTCTACATCAAAGACAAGGGAACTCTTTGTGATGAAGAAAAGAGAAGTGTCTGGAGGGATATCATGCAGGAGGCTTGTGACACTAAGCTCTTGCTAG GATTTATGATTTCCAagcctgatgtgatctcccaggtgGAACAAGGAGAAAAATCAGGTGCCCTGACTCACCAAGTCTCCAAGAAAAGAGAGATCTTTAGAGGCAACTGCACTG CAGATGATAGGAGCATCACTGAAGAGGCCACTCCTCAGCAGGAAGATCCTGAAAAGACAGAACCACACTGGACATTAGCTGGGAGACTAGCAGGGGATATTGCCCAGAATCCTGAGTGTGGAAAAATCTCTGAGAGGCAGGGCAGGTtggaaaggaaagagggaaaTTCTGTAGGGAAGAACCAGGGTAAATCAGTTCACCATGAAAGAGGATTGTGGTGA